From a region of the Pan paniscus chromosome 19, NHGRI_mPanPan1-v2.0_pri, whole genome shotgun sequence genome:
- the MCRIP1 gene encoding mapk-regulated corepressor-interacting protein 1 isoform X2 — MTSSPVSRVVYNGKRTSSPRSPPSSSEIFTPAHEENVRFIYEAWQGVERDLRGQVPGGERGLVEEYVEKVPNPSLKTFKPIDLSDLKRRSTQDAKKS, encoded by the exons ATGACCAG CTCCCCCGTCTCCAGAGTCGTGTACAACGGCAAGAGGACCAGCAGCCCCCGCTCCCCACCCAGCAGCAGCGAGATCTTCACCCCAGCCCACGAGGAGAACGTCCGCTTCATTTATGAAG CCTGGCAGGGTGTGGAGCGAGACCTGCGAGGCCAGGTGCCGGGTGGCGAGCGGGGCCTGGTGGAGGAGTATGTGGAGAAGGTCCCTAACCCCAGCCTGAAGA CCTTCAAGCCCATCGACCTGAGTGACCTGAAGCGCCGGAGCACGCAGGATGCCAAGAAGTCCTAG
- the MCRIP1 gene encoding mapk-regulated corepressor-interacting protein 1 isoform X1 — MLPHQRLRGSGGGALGSDAPAMTSSPVSRVVYNGKRTSSPRSPPSSSEIFTPAHEENVRFIYEAWQGVERDLRGQVPGGERGLVEEYVEKVPNPSLKTFKPIDLSDLKRRSTQDAKKS, encoded by the exons atgctgCCACACCAG AGGCTGAGGGGATCTGGCGGTGGAGCGCTAGGATCAGACGCCCCCGCGATGACCAG CTCCCCCGTCTCCAGAGTCGTGTACAACGGCAAGAGGACCAGCAGCCCCCGCTCCCCACCCAGCAGCAGCGAGATCTTCACCCCAGCCCACGAGGAGAACGTCCGCTTCATTTATGAAG CCTGGCAGGGTGTGGAGCGAGACCTGCGAGGCCAGGTGCCGGGTGGCGAGCGGGGCCTGGTGGAGGAGTATGTGGAGAAGGTCCCTAACCCCAGCCTGAAGA CCTTCAAGCCCATCGACCTGAGTGACCTGAAGCGCCGGAGCACGCAGGATGCCAAGAAGTCCTAG
- the MCRIP1 gene encoding mapk-regulated corepressor-interacting protein 1 isoform X3, whose translation MLPHQRLRGSGGGALGSDAPAMTSSPVSRVVYNGKRTSSPRSPPSSSEIFTPAHEENVRFIYEAFKPIDLSDLKRRSTQDAKKS comes from the exons atgctgCCACACCAG AGGCTGAGGGGATCTGGCGGTGGAGCGCTAGGATCAGACGCCCCCGCGATGACCAG CTCCCCCGTCTCCAGAGTCGTGTACAACGGCAAGAGGACCAGCAGCCCCCGCTCCCCACCCAGCAGCAGCGAGATCTTCACCCCAGCCCACGAGGAGAACGTCCGCTTCATTTATGAAG CCTTCAAGCCCATCGACCTGAGTGACCTGAAGCGCCGGAGCACGCAGGATGCCAAGAAGTCCTAG
- the MCRIP1 gene encoding mapk-regulated corepressor-interacting protein 1 isoform X4 codes for MTSSPVSRVVYNGKRTSSPRSPPSSSEIFTPAHEENVRFIYEAFKPIDLSDLKRRSTQDAKKS; via the exons ATGACCAG CTCCCCCGTCTCCAGAGTCGTGTACAACGGCAAGAGGACCAGCAGCCCCCGCTCCCCACCCAGCAGCAGCGAGATCTTCACCCCAGCCCACGAGGAGAACGTCCGCTTCATTTATGAAG CCTTCAAGCCCATCGACCTGAGTGACCTGAAGCGCCGGAGCACGCAGGATGCCAAGAAGTCCTAG